Proteins found in one Cetobacterium somerae genomic segment:
- a CDS encoding autotransporter outer membrane beta-barrel domain-containing protein, with translation MKEINVLKHQLKKKIKISQSLIVVFLITGSITYAIDIADSYINDGHLNEVINFTETTSKLINNGLIDSSTFNSSVDGGEIMNNGIIYNSQFNLSKGMKNFLNLGTVFGRYNSILLKNNGNIVNNGVIDTNIGNYTASTALRVSLDEVVDSKLNSIVNTGFIHGVQGGISFSGSKNLKKTSGDLKEFINKGTISTFVIGRKDFMSYRGVQLNLSKKTLSGISNIENINNSGLISSVVEGVGSTVGFYMDGSKENANAVFIEKFLNNGVISGYADEGSGKGLFISNSTPYQNIQDAIKTIINNGLIKGNETGIFTSQLNPSNIYLNNGILAGKTPSDGVNFTNNGLKIFLDSNGGINKIEVGNGGNVDGKEIVNGTLSGNDSFTLASQLKINDNIIINGAGTLKGSLVVDNDSTLYNTIINGYNTALFLEDNTNFVGSNIIINGGGVKNNVAVVKGSDGENSLKLLGDSIVNGNLELENGNDNLVVSNTVQLNGSLDGGLGEDNLNLGEKKVTNTKLNIFQKINNFENILTNGSVVLFETSKITGAKDIVLETGDLTLRIDPTKTLNGKIIGHALYENEGTLSSTGGDLIIGLNGLGENVTISMGKLSLKPDINNKWWRESDRLKTNSLVLDAQLKDGDVFITTKKNLDSLLWKSGNTWNITQEDLNNLLSNNEALLKDGHYIGLDYENAIYHTIKIWTINQSQEVYQKEFDILKKDGKIVEFEGKTYVVNNKNNTAYEVAVKPWVVAGKYDISTSKLDELIASGVEIENKNGKMYAVDRTTNKAYEITNWTEKPFKELTQKEYDSLKAAGEIKIYKDREYVVDSKNNTAYEVAVKPWVVAGKYDISTSKLDELIASGVEIENKNGKMYAVDRTTNKAYEITNWTEKPFKELTQKEYDSLKAAGEIKIYKDKEYVVDSKNNTAYEVVVKPWVVAGKYDISTSKLDELIASGVEIENKNGKMYAVDRTTNKAYEITNWTEKPFKELTQKEYDSLKAAGEIKTYKDKEYVVDSKNNTAYEVAVKPWVVAGKYDISTSKLDELIASGVEIENKNGKMYAVDRITNKAYEISVVKSPEEPTLNIDKVLYRKLNKVYESIVIAGEVGELSQTTLIEGKTYNESLSELLTILDQIYANNPYAYTLKSSRDSLKLFEDNLSYLTIKPKKDEMIVQGKSIYTGVKNDSSDSGKNYYGFDTSHRNYKTTTNIVGGLASFEYGLSDKTSVGVVLGGNNQDINFKGSSKIKGNSLYLGTFTKTDISNFKFMSGIGYQYTSADAERKVSNRYDSFSTGDKYDINSLNAFVEAKYVYNAEQDWTVEPKVRLSYFYIDQDKTNEGYTPGQISMKTDAVNSNTADIEVGVDFVKSLYLNNGKLKNILSLGVIKTIGDKSKELSGYILGKEQDGKKFDIQGVELPKTTGKVSYNLELEQINGMIYTAGVGLEFAKDYNRNINVTVGVGYKF, from the coding sequence GTGAAAGAAATTAATGTACTAAAACACCAATTAAAAAAAAAGATCAAAATTAGTCAATCTTTAATCGTAGTTTTTTTAATAACAGGAAGTATAACTTATGCAATAGATATAGCTGACAGCTATATTAATGATGGCCATTTAAACGAAGTAATAAATTTTACTGAAACGACCTCAAAACTCATAAATAACGGATTAATAGATTCTTCAACTTTTAATAGTAGTGTAGATGGTGGGGAGATTATGAATAATGGAATTATTTATAATAGTCAATTTAATTTAAGCAAAGGTATGAAAAATTTCTTAAATTTAGGAACTGTTTTTGGAAGATATAATTCTATTCTATTAAAAAATAATGGAAATATTGTAAATAATGGAGTTATAGATACTAATATTGGAAATTATACAGCATCAACAGCTTTGCGTGTAAGTTTAGATGAAGTAGTTGATTCGAAACTAAATAGTATTGTTAATACAGGTTTTATACACGGAGTGCAAGGAGGAATTTCATTTTCAGGAAGTAAAAATTTAAAAAAAACATCTGGTGATTTAAAGGAGTTTATTAATAAAGGAACTATTTCAACATTTGTAATTGGTAGAAAAGATTTTATGAGTTATCGAGGAGTTCAATTAAATTTATCTAAGAAAACTTTAAGTGGAATTAGTAATATTGAGAACATTAATAACTCGGGATTAATTAGTTCTGTTGTTGAGGGTGTAGGAAGTACCGTAGGGTTTTATATGGATGGAAGTAAAGAAAATGCAAATGCAGTTTTTATAGAAAAATTTTTAAATAATGGAGTTATTTCTGGATATGCTGATGAAGGGAGTGGAAAGGGATTGTTTATAAGCAACTCTACTCCATATCAAAATATTCAAGATGCTATTAAAACTATAATAAATAATGGTCTTATTAAAGGGAATGAAACAGGTATATTTACTTCTCAACTTAATCCATCTAATATTTATTTAAATAATGGAATATTAGCTGGTAAAACACCAAGTGATGGAGTTAATTTTACGAATAATGGTCTTAAAATATTTTTAGATTCTAATGGAGGAATTAATAAAATAGAAGTTGGAAATGGTGGAAATGTAGATGGTAAAGAGATTGTAAATGGTACCCTTTCAGGAAATGATAGTTTTACATTAGCTTCACAACTAAAAATAAATGATAATATTATTATAAATGGTGCTGGAACTTTAAAGGGATCTTTAGTAGTTGATAATGATAGTACACTTTATAATACTATAATCAATGGATATAATACAGCTTTATTTTTAGAGGATAATACAAATTTTGTTGGATCTAATATCATTATAAATGGTGGAGGAGTAAAAAATAATGTCGCAGTTGTTAAAGGAAGTGATGGTGAAAACTCTTTAAAATTATTAGGAGATTCAATAGTTAATGGAAACTTAGAATTGGAGAATGGAAATGATAATTTAGTAGTTTCAAATACTGTGCAACTAAATGGTAGTTTAGATGGAGGACTAGGAGAAGATAATTTAAATTTAGGAGAAAAAAAAGTTACGAATACTAAATTAAATATATTTCAAAAAATTAATAACTTTGAAAATATACTAACTAATGGAAGTGTTGTATTATTTGAAACTTCTAAAATAACAGGAGCAAAGGATATAGTTTTAGAAACTGGAGATTTAACACTAAGAATTGATCCAACAAAAACTTTGAATGGAAAAATAATAGGGCATGCGCTATATGAAAATGAAGGTACTTTATCTAGTACTGGAGGAGATTTAATAATAGGATTAAATGGGTTAGGAGAAAATGTAACTATTTCAATGGGAAAACTTTCCCTAAAGCCAGATATAAATAATAAATGGTGGAGAGAATCAGATCGTTTAAAAACTAACTCATTAGTTTTGGATGCTCAGTTAAAAGATGGAGATGTTTTTATAACAACTAAAAAAAATTTAGATTCACTTTTATGGAAAAGTGGGAATACTTGGAATATTACTCAAGAAGATTTAAATAATTTACTATCTAATAATGAGGCTTTATTAAAAGATGGACACTATATAGGATTAGACTATGAAAATGCAATTTATCATACTATAAAAATATGGACAATTAATCAATCGCAAGAAGTATATCAAAAAGAGTTTGATATTTTAAAAAAAGATGGAAAAATTGTAGAATTTGAGGGTAAAACATATGTAGTTAATAATAAAAATAACACAGCGTATGAAGTAGCAGTAAAACCATGGGTAGTGGCAGGAAAATACGACATTTCAACAAGTAAGTTGGATGAACTAATAGCTTCAGGTGTAGAGATAGAAAATAAAAATGGAAAAATGTATGCAGTAGATAGAACAACAAATAAAGCATATGAAATAACAAACTGGACAGAAAAGCCATTTAAGGAGCTAACACAAAAAGAGTACGATAGTCTAAAAGCTGCAGGAGAAATAAAAATATATAAAGATAGAGAGTATGTTGTGGATAGTAAAAATAATACAGCGTATGAAGTAGCAGTAAAACCATGGGTAGTGGCGGGAAAATATGATATTTCAACAAGTAAGTTGGATGAATTAATAGCTTCAGGTGTAGAGATAGAAAATAAAAATGGAAAAATGTATGCAGTAGATAGAACAACAAATAAAGCATATGAAATAACAAACTGGACAGAAAAGCCATTTAAAGAACTAACACAAAAAGAGTATGATAGTCTAAAAGCTGCAGGAGAAATAAAAATATATAAAGATAAAGAGTATGTTGTGGATAGTAAAAACAATACAGCGTATGAAGTAGTAGTAAAACCATGGGTAGTGGCAGGAAAATATGATATTTCAACAAGTAAGTTGGATGAATTAATAGCTTCAGGTGTAGAGATAGAAAATAAAAATGGAAAAATGTATGCAGTAGATAGAACAACAAATAAAGCATATGAAATAACAAACTGGACAGAAAAGCCATTTAAGGAGCTAACACAAAAAGAGTATGATAGTCTAAAAGCTGCAGGAGAAATAAAAACATATAAAGATAAAGAGTATGTTGTAGATAGTAAAAATAATACAGCGTATGAAGTAGCAGTAAAACCATGGGTAGTGGCAGGAAAATATGATATTTCAACAAGTAAGTTAGATGAACTAATAGCTTCAGGTGTAGAGATAGAAAATAAAAATGGAAAAATGTATGCAGTAGATAGAATAACAAATAAAGCATATGAAATAAGCGTTGTAAAATCTCCAGAAGAACCAACTTTGAATATAGATAAAGTTTTATATAGAAAATTGAATAAAGTATATGAGTCAATAGTGATAGCGGGAGAAGTTGGAGAATTATCTCAAACAACTTTAATAGAAGGTAAAACATATAATGAATCTTTAAGTGAATTACTAACAATTTTAGATCAAATATACGCAAATAATCCTTATGCTTATACTTTGAAATCATCAAGAGATAGTTTGAAATTATTTGAAGATAATCTGTCATATCTAACAATAAAACCTAAAAAAGATGAGATGATAGTTCAAGGTAAATCTATTTATACTGGAGTTAAAAATGATAGTAGTGATTCAGGAAAAAATTATTATGGTTTTGATACTAGCCATAGAAACTATAAGACAACAACAAATATAGTTGGAGGATTAGCAAGTTTTGAATATGGTTTAAGTGATAAAACATCTGTTGGAGTTGTTTTAGGTGGAAATAACCAAGATATTAACTTTAAAGGTTCAAGTAAAATAAAAGGAAATTCATTATATTTAGGAACATTTACTAAAACAGATATTAGTAATTTTAAATTTATGAGTGGGATTGGATATCAATATACATCAGCTGATGCAGAGAGAAAAGTATCAAACAGATATGATTCATTCTCAACAGGAGATAAATATGATATTAATTCATTAAATGCTTTTGTAGAGGCTAAATATGTTTATAATGCAGAGCAAGATTGGACGGTAGAACCAAAAGTAAGATTAAGTTATTTTTATATAGATCAAGATAAAACAAATGAAGGATATACACCTGGACAAATATCAATGAAAACAGATGCAGTAAATAGTAATACAGCTGATATAGAAGTTGGAGTAGATTTTGTTAAGAGTTTATATTTAAATAATGGAAAATTAAAAAATATTTTATCTTTAGGAGTAATAAAGACAATTGGAGATAAATCAAAAGAGTTAAGTGGTTATATATTAGGAAAAGAACAAGATGGGAAGAAGTTTGATATTCAAGGAGTAGAACTTCCTAAAACAACTGGAAAAGTTAGTTATAACCTAGAGTTAGAACAAATAAATGGAATGATCTATACAGCAGGAGTAGGTTTAGAGTTTGCTAAAGATTATAATAGAAATATAAATGTAACTGTAGGAGTTGGATATAAATTTTAG
- a CDS encoding YhdH/YhfP family quinone oxidoreductase, producing the protein MKFKAFLVTEEDGKYNRSIVEKNIDELPDYDTLIKIEYSSLNYKDALSASGNKGVTKVYPHTPGIDGAGTVVESKNPNLKPGTEVIITGYDFGMNTSGGYQEYVKVPSEWVVPLPKNMSLKESMIYGTAGLTAAISVYKLVIKGEVKPEDGEILVTGATGGVGSVAVKILSKLGYDVVGVTGKLEEKEFLLNIGAKRVIGRDEVNDTSRPILKGVYAGAIDTVGGNILSTAIKSLKYNGVVTTCGNVAGASFESSVYPFIIRGVTLYGVDSVQISSSERELLWNKLSIEWKIDDLEKLSTEVTLEELNEKIELILKGENKGRVIVKL; encoded by the coding sequence ATGAAATTTAAAGCATTTTTAGTTACAGAAGAAGATGGAAAATATAACAGAAGTATTGTAGAAAAAAATATTGATGAACTACCTGATTATGATACTTTAATTAAAATTGAGTATAGTTCACTAAACTATAAAGATGCATTATCAGCAAGTGGAAATAAAGGTGTTACAAAAGTTTATCCTCATACTCCTGGAATTGATGGTGCAGGTACAGTTGTAGAAAGTAAAAATCCAAATTTAAAACCTGGAACAGAAGTTATTATCACAGGATATGATTTTGGAATGAACACTTCAGGTGGTTATCAAGAATATGTAAAAGTTCCTTCTGAGTGGGTTGTACCTCTTCCTAAAAATATGTCATTAAAAGAGAGCATGATTTATGGAACAGCTGGTTTAACTGCAGCTATTTCAGTTTATAAATTAGTTATTAAAGGAGAGGTTAAACCAGAAGATGGAGAGATTTTAGTGACTGGAGCTACTGGTGGGGTTGGATCAGTTGCAGTTAAAATCTTAAGTAAATTAGGATATGATGTTGTTGGAGTTACGGGTAAACTTGAGGAAAAAGAGTTTCTATTAAATATTGGTGCTAAGAGAGTTATAGGAAGAGATGAAGTAAATGACACATCAAGACCTATATTAAAAGGAGTTTACGCAGGAGCTATTGATACTGTTGGTGGAAATATTCTTTCTACAGCTATAAAATCTTTGAAATATAACGGTGTGGTTACAACTTGTGGAAATGTTGCAGGAGCTTCTTTTGAATCATCTGTTTATCCGTTTATAATAAGAGGAGTGACTCTTTATGGAGTGGACTCTGTTCAAATAAGTTCTTCTGAAAGAGAGCTTCTATGGAATAAGTTATCTATAGAGTGGAAGATAGATGATTTAGAAAAACTTTCTACAGAAGTAACATTAGAAGAGTTAAATGAAAAAATTGAATTAATTTTAAAAGGGGAAAATAAAGGGAGAGTTATTGTTAAGTTATGA
- a CDS encoding flavocytochrome c, whose product MKKDLYLIGEISKITGLSNKTLRYYDENNILKPDYVDPNNGYRYYSEYQILKLQNIITLKDNGFSLEEIKKRFDQGETREINSFFDIYKKKIEDIDIQIENLKNSKKRLENLLDEFSYLEVDKIILKCLPKKFLYNLDVITNKDLNNSIFDIYKIIEASVECGSAHLGKKFRFSNLRDYTIEKISEFLLFKNENYLKSIEKIERNEYITIRYRYGNKESALKKILDYISLNKISIEPFIYEIDIINSFLSQNKNEYITEIQIPIKTVIFNEETKMKNGKFIGIGKGYGGDISVEVEINDSSIKNIEILSHNETKIISDPAFVHIPRLVLESNSILVPNVSGCSMSSRGIREAIKNALIQGGESLDKLEIQMLEAENLVKIGDGASKKIIKPVENFDVVIVGAGGAGLSAAISAASKGAKVVLLEKMSSIGGNTLISMGGINIPGNDAQIEKDIQDSVELYKKDILLGGDNENSLELLDIFVNEALPTYRWLKDEIKVSFKNELIHFGGHTVPRAAVFSGKYAIELIAKLRAKAVSLGVDIRTGVRSKELIIDGDSRVIGVLATIEEKNVKFMSKKGVILTTGGFSGNIELRKKYNPSLDERYKTTNISGITGDGHLMCEKVGADFIQMEYIQTFPISNPETGELSHVGGSRFDGAILVNKCGERFVEELERRDTVSEAILKQENGVGYLVWGQEIEKITNYVSKNKEEVERLKNSNLIVVSETLEDAAKFMGVDEEKLLSTIERYNDFVKNKKDLDFNRRGSLVSISEGPYYIQKVAPAVHHTMGGVRINKENQVLNKNGEVIEGLFAAGEIVGGLHGTNRLGGNAITEIIVFGKRAGENIFKEN is encoded by the coding sequence ATGAAAAAAGATCTGTATTTAATAGGTGAAATATCAAAGATAACAGGACTTTCTAATAAAACGTTGAGATACTATGATGAAAATAATATTTTGAAACCAGATTATGTTGATCCAAATAACGGTTATAGATATTATAGTGAATATCAAATTTTAAAACTTCAAAATATAATAACTCTTAAAGACAATGGATTCTCTTTAGAAGAGATAAAAAAAAGATTTGACCAAGGTGAAACTAGAGAGATAAATAGTTTTTTTGATATATACAAAAAGAAAATTGAAGATATAGATATTCAGATAGAAAATTTAAAAAATAGTAAGAAGAGACTTGAAAATCTTTTAGATGAATTTTCCTATTTGGAAGTGGATAAAATTATTTTAAAGTGTTTACCTAAAAAGTTTTTATATAACTTAGATGTTATCACTAATAAAGATTTAAATAACTCAATCTTTGATATTTATAAAATTATTGAAGCTTCTGTTGAATGTGGAAGCGCTCATTTGGGAAAAAAATTTAGATTTTCAAACTTGAGAGATTATACTATAGAAAAAATAAGTGAGTTTTTACTTTTTAAAAATGAAAATTATTTAAAAAGTATAGAAAAAATTGAAAGAAATGAATATATAACAATAAGGTATCGATATGGAAACAAAGAGAGTGCACTAAAAAAGATTTTAGACTACATATCTTTAAATAAAATTAGTATTGAACCATTTATTTATGAAATTGATATTATAAACTCATTTTTATCTCAAAATAAAAACGAATATATAACAGAGATTCAAATTCCAATAAAGACAGTTATATTTAATGAGGAGACAAAAATGAAAAATGGAAAATTTATAGGTATAGGAAAAGGATATGGAGGGGATATTTCTGTAGAGGTTGAAATCAATGATAGCTCTATAAAAAATATAGAAATTCTTTCTCATAATGAAACTAAAATAATTTCTGATCCAGCCTTTGTTCATATACCTAGATTAGTTTTAGAAAGCAATAGTATTTTAGTTCCTAATGTTTCAGGATGTTCTATGAGTTCAAGAGGAATTAGAGAAGCTATAAAAAATGCTTTAATTCAAGGTGGTGAAAGTTTAGACAAACTTGAAATCCAAATGTTAGAAGCTGAAAACTTAGTTAAAATAGGAGATGGAGCTAGTAAAAAAATAATTAAACCTGTTGAAAATTTTGACGTTGTCATTGTGGGAGCTGGAGGGGCTGGATTATCAGCAGCTATTTCGGCAGCTTCTAAAGGTGCAAAAGTAGTTTTATTAGAAAAAATGTCATCAATTGGTGGGAATACACTTATTTCTATGGGAGGAATAAACATTCCTGGAAATGATGCACAAATAGAAAAAGATATTCAAGATTCAGTTGAACTTTATAAAAAAGATATTCTCTTAGGTGGAGATAATGAAAACTCATTGGAACTTCTGGATATTTTTGTAAATGAAGCTCTACCAACATATAGATGGCTAAAGGATGAGATTAAAGTTTCTTTTAAAAATGAACTTATTCATTTTGGTGGGCATACAGTACCAAGAGCAGCAGTGTTTTCTGGTAAATATGCAATTGAATTAATTGCAAAATTAAGAGCAAAAGCAGTTTCGTTGGGAGTTGATATTAGAACTGGAGTACGTTCTAAAGAGTTAATAATCGATGGAGATTCAAGAGTGATTGGAGTTTTAGCAACTATTGAAGAGAAAAATGTTAAGTTTATGAGTAAAAAAGGAGTTATTTTAACTACTGGTGGTTTTAGTGGAAATATTGAATTAAGAAAAAAATATAATCCAAGTTTAGATGAAAGATATAAAACTACAAATATAAGTGGGATAACTGGAGATGGGCACTTAATGTGTGAAAAGGTTGGAGCAGATTTTATTCAAATGGAGTATATTCAAACTTTTCCTATTTCTAATCCTGAAACAGGAGAACTTTCTCATGTTGGAGGAAGTCGATTTGATGGAGCTATACTAGTTAATAAATGTGGAGAGAGATTTGTAGAGGAGCTTGAAAGAAGAGATACTGTGTCAGAAGCTATATTGAAACAGGAAAATGGAGTAGGTTATTTAGTTTGGGGACAAGAGATTGAAAAGATAACTAACTATGTTAGTAAAAATAAAGAGGAAGTTGAGAGATTGAAAAATTCCAATTTAATTGTTGTTTCAGAAACTTTAGAAGATGCTGCTAAATTTATGGGTGTTGATGAAGAAAAGCTTTTAAGTACAATTGAAAGATATAATGATTTTGTCAAAAACAAAAAAGATTTAGATTTTAATAGAAGAGGAAGTTTAGTTTCAATTTCAGAAGGACCTTATTATATTCAAAAAGTTGCTCCAGCAGTACATCATACAATGGGTGGCGTTCGAATTAATAAAGAAAACCAAGTTCTCAATAAAAATGGAGAAGTTATTGAAGGATTATTTGCAGCAGGAGAGATTGTCGGAGGTCTTCATGGTACAAATAGATTAGGTGGTAATGCCATAACTGAGATAATTGTTTTTGGAAAAAGAGCAGGAGAAAATATATTTAAAGAAAATTAA
- a CDS encoding YhfZ family protein produces MNSKTGKLQKAIVGLSKDILGREIDDNLDTITNYSEYLELSLGTIQKALKELTDKKVIDLKKKGKYGTVIENIDYKNLLKVLKVDYLLCVMPITYSQRYKKIMDNITNSLKIPIPLYFSHMRGGYVRLKLIEEGVYHFGVVSKLAAQNAIDSGFDLEIIEQFGPRTYVTKHVILKRKNGEVVNVGKDPESNDHIFLTNFNFQKNENINFVDIKYSEVIENLIDGKIDAAIWNYDDVLDKMIHLEKHGIVIEELNENEGNLLATESVIVIRKDNQIIKNIFKKFFDKEKFKLID; encoded by the coding sequence ATGAATAGTAAAACTGGAAAATTACAAAAAGCTATAGTGGGATTGTCAAAAGATATTTTAGGTAGAGAGATAGATGATAATTTAGATACAATTACAAACTACTCTGAGTATTTAGAACTATCTTTAGGAACAATTCAAAAAGCTTTGAAAGAACTAACAGATAAAAAAGTAATTGATTTAAAGAAAAAAGGTAAGTATGGAACTGTAATTGAAAATATAGATTACAAAAATCTTTTAAAAGTTTTAAAGGTAGATTACTTACTATGTGTTATGCCAATAACATATTCACAGAGATATAAAAAAATAATGGATAATATAACAAATAGTTTAAAGATTCCAATTCCATTATATTTTTCTCACATGAGAGGTGGATATGTAAGATTAAAACTTATTGAAGAGGGTGTTTATCATTTTGGTGTTGTTTCAAAATTAGCAGCTCAAAATGCTATTGATTCTGGATTTGATTTGGAGATTATAGAGCAATTTGGACCAAGAACTTATGTTACGAAACATGTTATTTTAAAAAGGAAAAATGGAGAAGTGGTTAATGTTGGAAAGGATCCTGAGTCTAACGACCATATTTTTTTAACAAATTTTAATTTTCAAAAAAATGAAAATATAAATTTTGTAGATATTAAATATTCAGAAGTTATTGAAAATTTAATAGATGGAAAGATTGATGCAGCTATCTGGAACTATGATGATGTTCTAGATAAAATGATACACTTAGAAAAACATGGGATAGTAATAGAGGAGCTAAATGAAAATGAGGGAAATCTTTTAGCTACTGAATCAGTTATAGTAATAAGAAAAGATAATCAGATTATAAAAAATATATTTAAAAAATTTTTCGATAAGGAAAAATTTAAACTTATAGATTAA
- a CDS encoding PRD domain-containing protein yields MDLQTRLEILNVSGAITDCTKDVMLNVINMFNEKHNIELTEDNGAMMVTHLSMAITRVKNGEPVKTIDEEVFKETLESEHIERANLIYDDLSEVLDVTLPDDEKKYMLVNICVILEK; encoded by the coding sequence ATGGATTTACAAACTAGATTAGAAATTTTAAATGTTTCAGGAGCAATAACTGATTGTACAAAAGATGTTATGCTAAATGTAATTAATATGTTTAATGAAAAGCATAATATTGAACTTACTGAAGATAATGGTGCGATGATGGTAACTCATCTATCAATGGCTATAACAAGAGTGAAAAATGGTGAGCCAGTTAAAACTATAGATGAAGAGGTATTTAAAGAGACTTTAGAAAGTGAGCATATTGAAAGAGCTAATCTAATTTATGATGATTTATCAGAGGTTTTAGATGTAACTTTACCAGATGATGAAAAGAAGTATATGCTTGTAAATATCTGTGTAATATTAGAAAAATAA
- a CDS encoding DUF2620 domain-containing protein has product MKRIVIGGQIDKERLAETVRKICGERAVITVKTDIEAAMDVKTNMADYYLGACNTGGGGALAMAIALLGASNCATVSMPGNIKSDEEIKSEIAAGKKAFGFTAQHIDAVVPVILAEILK; this is encoded by the coding sequence ATGAAAAGAATAGTTATAGGTGGACAGATTGATAAAGAGAGATTAGCTGAAACAGTAAGAAAAATATGTGGAGAAAGAGCTGTTATAACAGTGAAAACAGATATTGAAGCGGCTATGGATGTAAAAACAAATATGGCAGATTATTATTTAGGAGCTTGTAATACTGGTGGAGGTGGAGCTTTAGCTATGGCTATTGCACTTTTAGGAGCAAGTAATTGCGCTACAGTTTCTATGCCAGGAAACATAAAAAGTGACGAAGAAATAAAATCTGAAATTGCCGCTGGAAAAAAGGCTTTTGGATTTACAGCTCAGCACATAGATGCAGTTGTACCAGTTATTTTAGCAGAGATTTTAAAATAG
- a CDS encoding YhfT family protein, which yields MNYIVAVLLGGLAALLANRGVAIFNDGLRPIVPEFLEGRMDRKSLAATSFALSFGLVVGFGIPFSLTTHIILIHSILLGTDIIGTSFSFDKKGAILSTVAGGLYGLLITLGLKVVVELFAKLPVNFLPSLGKVGSPIIVAFAAFPALVVAYQYGFKKGATTFGLTIVIRQLVQKYGTFMFDGSKVVLNPDGMALLVAMVIMIAFAMREKAATDAPGSNAMLLNIFAARVERIKKNILGLALMGGIISAAISLHLVAGDPISLNLLADGKTSEAGLAALARAIGFVPLVATTAIATGVYAPAGMTFVFAIGIFLRNPFIAFIGGAAAICFEIYALGAIAKFLDKFPGVKGCGDQIRTAMSRVLEVALIVGGMIAADAMAPGLGYLFVAGVYILNKTAKKPLVDMAVGPVAAIFFGILLNIFSVLGLYGA from the coding sequence ATGAACTATATAGTTGCAGTTTTATTGGGAGGTTTAGCAGCACTTTTAGCAAACAGAGGAGTAGCTATATTCAATGATGGATTAAGACCTATTGTTCCTGAGTTTTTAGAGGGAAGAATGGATAGAAAATCTTTAGCAGCTACAAGTTTTGCTTTAAGCTTTGGTTTAGTTGTAGGATTTGGAATTCCATTTTCCCTTACAACACATATAATTCTTATTCATAGTATTCTTTTGGGAACAGATATAATTGGAACATCTTTTAGTTTTGATAAAAAAGGTGCAATTTTATCAACTGTAGCTGGTGGACTTTATGGACTTCTAATAACTCTTGGATTAAAAGTTGTTGTGGAACTATTTGCAAAATTACCAGTGAATTTCTTACCATCTTTAGGAAAAGTAGGATCTCCAATTATAGTTGCATTTGCTGCATTCCCAGCATTGGTAGTGGCTTATCAATATGGATTTAAAAAAGGAGCTACAACTTTTGGATTGACTATAGTTATTAGACAACTTGTTCAAAAGTATGGAACTTTCATGTTTGATGGAAGTAAGGTAGTACTAAATCCAGATGGAATGGCATTACTGGTAGCTATGGTAATTATGATTGCTTTTGCTATGAGAGAAAAGGCAGCTACTGATGCTCCTGGATCAAATGCAATGTTACTTAATATATTTGCTGCTAGAGTTGAAAGAATAAAGAAAAATATTTTAGGATTAGCTCTTATGGGAGGAATAATATCTGCGGCTATAAGCTTACATTTAGTTGCAGGAGATCCAATATCTTTAAATCTTTTAGCTGATGGAAAAACTTCTGAAGCTGGACTTGCAGCATTAGCAAGAGCTATTGGATTTGTACCATTGGTTGCTACAACTGCTATAGCAACTGGAGTTTATGCTCCAGCAGGAATGACTTTTGTATTTGCAATTGGAATTTTCTTAAGAAATCCTTTTATAGCATTTATAGGTGGAGCAGCAGCTATTTGTTTTGAGATATATGCTCTTGGAGCAATAGCTAAATTCTTAGATAAATTCCCAGGAGTAAAAGGTTGTGGAGATCAGATTAGAACAGCTATGTCTAGAGTTTTAGAAGTTGCACTTATTGTTGGTGGAATGATTGCAGCTGATGCAATGGCTCCAGGACTTGGTTATCTGTTTGTAGCTGGAGTTTATATTTTAAATAAAACAGCTAAGAAACCTCTTGTAGATATGGCAGTGGGACCTGTAGCTGCAATATTCTTTGGAATTTTACTAAATATATTCTCAGTTTTAGGATTATATGGTGCATAG